A part of Gossypium hirsutum isolate 1008001.06 chromosome A07, Gossypium_hirsutum_v2.1, whole genome shotgun sequence genomic DNA contains:
- the LOC121232066 gene encoding MA3 DOMAIN-CONTAINING TRANSLATION REGULATORY FACTOR 1 produces the protein MASGEGFLTDEQREVLKIASQNAETPLPSPGLSSSPKSPTSLLSDHQLKDPAGGKAPTCGVGVRHVRRSHSGKFVRVKKDGAGGKGTWGKLLDTDRESHIDRNDPNYDSGEEPYQLVGSTISDPLDEYKKAVVSIIEEYFSTSDVELAASDLKDLGSSEFHPYFLKRLVSIAMDRHDKEKEMASVLLSSLYADVISPNQIRDGFVMLLDAADDLAVDILDAVNILALFVARAVVDEILPPAFLTRAKKTLPESSKGYQVLQTAEKSYLSAPHHAELVERRWGGSIHVTVEEMKKKIADLLREYVESGDTFEACRCIRELGVSFFHHEVVKRALVLAMEIQAAKLLMLKLLKEAAEEGLISSSQMVKGFARLAESLDDLALDIPSAKTLFQSIVPKAISEGWLDASFSKSSCEDGEGQSEDKRLRRYKEEVVTIIHEYFLSDDIPELIRSLEDLGLPEFNPIFLKKLITLVLDRKNREKEMASVLLSALHIEIFSTEDIVNGFVMLLESAEDTALDILDASTELALFLARAVIDDVLAPLNLDEIASKLSPNCSGSETIRMARSLITARHAGERLLRCWGGGTGWAVEDAKDKIMKLLEEYESGGVVAEACQCIRDLGMPFFNHEVVKKALVMAMEKKNDRMLDLLQVCFDEGLITINQMSKGFTRVKDGLDDLALDIPNAKDKFSFYMEYAQKKGWLLPSFGSSVMEAPSIATAP, from the exons ATGGCATCGGGTGAGGGATTTCTTACTGATGAACAAAGGGAAGTCTTGAAAATAGCGAGTCAAAATGCGGAGACCCCTTTACCATCTCCTGGATTGTCATCATCACCCAAATCCCCTACTTCGTTGCTTTCCGATCACCAATTAAAGGATCCTGCTGGTGGTAAGGCACCAACTTGTGGTGTTGGAGTGAGGCATGTTCGTCGGTCTCACTCAGGGAAGTTTGTCCGTGTAAAGAAAG ATGGTGCTGGTGGAAAGGGAACATGGGGGAAACTGCTTGATACTGACAGGGAATCACATATAGATCGAAATGATCCTAACTATGACAGTGGAGAG GAACCATATCAACTTGTTGGTTCAACTATTTCTGACCCTCTAGATGAGTACAAAAAAGCAGTTGTCTCGATAATAGAAGAATATTTTAGCACTAGTGATGTGGAATTGGCAGCATCCGACCTCAAAGATCTTGGCTCAAGTGAATTTCATCCTTATTTTCTTAAGAGGCTTGTCTCCATTGCCATGGACAGACATGATAAAGAGAAGGAAATGGCCTCGGTTTTGCTTTCTTCATTATATGCTGATGTCATCAGCCCAAACCAGATTAGGGATGGTTTTGTTATGCTTCTCGATGCTGCGGATGACCTTGCTGTGGACATACTGGATGCAGTCAATATCCTTGCTCTGTTCGTAGCTCGTGCTGTGGTTGATGAGATTCTGCCTCCAGCATTCCTCACAAGGGCAAAGAAGACACTTCCTGAATCTTCCAAGGGATATCAGGTTCTTCAAACTGCGGAGAAGAGCTATCTCTCGGCACCCCACCATGCTGAACTTGTAGAGAGGAGGTGGGGTGGTAGCATTCATGTCACAGTTgaggaaatgaagaaaaagattGCTGATCTTTTAAGGGAGTATGTGGAGAGTGGTGACACATTTGAGGCCTGTAGATGTATAAGGGAATTAGGTGTTTCGTTCTTTCATCATGAGGTTGTTAAGAGGGCTTTGGTTCTTGCCATGGAAATTCAAGCAGCAAAACTGCTAATGCTGAAACTCCTAAAGGAAGCAGCTGAGGAAGGGTTGATAAGTTCGAGTCAAATGGTGAAAGGGTTTGCTCGGTTAGCAGAGAGTCTTGATGATCTTGCCCTTGACATTCCATCTGCGAAAACCTTGTTTCAATCCATTGTCCCCAAAGCTATATCTGAAGGATGGCTTGATGCATCATTCTCAAAGTCCTCATGTGAAGATGGAGAGGGTCAAAGTGAAGACAAAAGATTGAGACGGTACAAGGAGGAGGTTGTAACTATAATTCATGAGTATTTTCTCTCAGATGATATTCCGGAACTCATCCGGAGTCTTGAAGATCTAGGGTTGCCTGAATTTAATCCTATTTTCTTGAAGAAGCTTATCACTCTTGTCCTAGATAGGAAGAACAGGGAGAAAGAAATGGCGTCGGTTTTGCTCTCTGCTCTTCACATTGAAATCTTTTCAACCGAAGATATAGTGAATGGGTTTGTCATGCTTCTGGAGTCTGCAGAAGACACGGCCTTGGATATTTTGGATGCTTCGACTGAGCTTGCTCTGTTCTTGGCAAGAGCTGTTATCGATGATGTGTTGGCCCCGTTGAATCTTGATGAGATAGCAAGCAAGTTGTCACCAAATTGTAGTGGAAGTGAGACTATCCGCATGGCACGATCACTTATAACCGCACGCCATGCTGGTGAGCGGCTCCTCAGATGCTGGGGGGGTGGAACTGGCTGGGCTGTAGAAGATGCAAAGGACAAGATAATGAAGCTCCTCGAGGAATACGAAAGTGGAGGTGTTGTAGCTGAAGCTTGCCAATGTATCCGTGACCTTGGAATGCCATTCTTTAACCACGAAGTGGTTAAAAAAGCACTAGTGATGGCAATGGAGAAGAAAAACGATAGGATGCTGGATCTGTTACAGGTATGTTTTGACGAAGGGCTAATTACCATTAATCAAATGAGCAAAGGCTTCACCCGAGTAAAGGACGGCCTTGATGATCTAGCTCTTGATATTCCAAATGCAAAAGATAAATTCAGTTTCTATATGGAGTATGCCCAGAAGAAAGGGTGGCTTCTCCCATCCTTTGGGTCATCCGTAATGGAAGCTCCATCAATCGCCACAGCACCCTGA